The segment GGTCACCTTGATCTGGCCGAGCGTGAAGGCGGTCATCGGGTTGACTCGGCCTTCGACGATGCCGATCCAGGTGTCGTCAGAGGTGGTGATGGTGGCCGAGGCCTTGTCGGCTGCGCCATTCTTCACTTCGCAGGCGCCATCCTTGACATCGACCACGTAGTCGCCCCCTTTGGCGCCGGAGATGTTGAACTGGATCGTGGTGTTCCAGCCCGCGGCGTTGCTCGCGTTGAAACGGCTGGGAAGTTCCTCAAAGATTTGCTTGGTGTGTTCGATCGCCATGGGTGTCTGCTCTCCTGTGCGCCGCAGTGCGGGATAAGAAGTGTGTCATCCCGACGGCCAATGGCGGCCGGCTGGGAACGCTGAGTTTACCCTATGGGCGCTAGCGAAAACAATCGGCGGAATGGGACAACCCCCGAACCGGGGGAAGGGGCGCTGATCGGGCGAATTTTGACGGCGGACACCGACTTATGGCGTCCAGGCGAGGGCGCGGATTTCGCCAAATTCGCGGCGGAGTTTTTGCCAACTGGCGCCGCCGTCCGCCGAGTCGAAAACCTGACCACTGACGCTGTAGGCCAGCACCACTTTGGGCGCGGCCGAGTGCATGGCAAAGTTCCAGATGGTGCTATTGATCACGCCCGGCAAGGGGAGCGGAGTCCAGGTGGCGCCGCCATCGGTCGACCGCAGCGCGGCGCCGGCCGAGCCGGGCGGACCGTCGCCATTGCCAAGGTACAGCACACGCGGTTGGCCCGGTTGTTGCGCAATGCCGCGACAGTAGCGATGCGGAAACTGCGCGGTGACGTTTTGCGGTTGCCAGGTGGCGCCTTCGTCGTGGCTGTGGTTGATGTCGTTGTCGGTGCTGGCGACCAGTCGGCGGCGATGTCCATCTAGCGGAACAATGGCCAGTCCATGGATATCGAGCGACGACAGGCCGGCGCGGCGCTCGATCCAGGTCTGCCCGTCGTCTTGGCTGGTATAGATGCCGCCAATCTCGACACCGACCCACATCCGGCGCGCGTCGGCCGGGTCGAAGGCGACCGTGGTGACGCGATTGAACCGTACCGCGGGATTGACGCAGCGCTCGTCGACCGGAATCGGCAGTCGCTGCCAACAGCGTCCACCGTCGGCCGAGCGGAAGACGCGCGCGGGGCGAGCGCCCGCCAATAGCACCGCCGGATCATGCGGCGACAGGGCCAATGACCAGACGACCGTTTCGGCCAGTTCCCCGCCGCAGGCGGTCCAGGCGTCACCGGCGTCGGTGGAATAAAAGACCCCTTCGTTCGTGCCGAGCCACATGCGACCTTCGTCTGACGGATCGATGACAATGGCGCGCACATCGCACTCGGAGAGGATGCCGCCCTTGAGCCGCG is part of the Pirellulales bacterium genome and harbors:
- a CDS encoding SCP2 sterol-binding domain-containing protein — protein: MAIEHTKQIFEELPSRFNASNAAGWNTTIQFNISGAKGGDYVVDVKDGACEVKNGAADKASATITTSDDTWIGIVEGRVNPMTAFTLGQIKVTGNIADVMKLQNMLKA